The Pontibacter pudoricolor genome contains a region encoding:
- a CDS encoding carboxymuconolactone decarboxylase family protein yields MSQVEEFNEYRTRMNERIMSYDNKVIKRFFNLDTNTYAEGALDVKTKEMLGLVASMVLRCDDCIKYHLGKSFEEGVTDEEVFEIFSIANLVGGSIVIPHFRRAVEYWEELKAQKS; encoded by the coding sequence ATGAGCCAAGTAGAAGAATTCAACGAATACCGTACGCGCATGAACGAGCGCATCATGTCTTACGACAATAAAGTGATCAAGCGCTTCTTTAACCTAGACACAAACACATACGCAGAAGGAGCACTTGATGTAAAAACCAAAGAAATGCTGGGCCTGGTTGCCTCCATGGTTTTGCGCTGCGACGATTGCATCAAATATCACCTGGGCAAAAGCTTTGAAGAAGGCGTAACCGACGAAGAAGTATTTGAAATATTCTCGATCGCCAACCTGGTGGGTGGCTCCATCGTGATCCCGCATTTCCGGAGAGCTGTGGAGTACTGGGAAGAACTGAAAGCGCAGAAATCTTAA
- the mnmG gene encoding tRNA uridine-5-carboxymethylaminomethyl(34) synthesis enzyme MnmG, with translation MFPEYDIIVVGAGHAGCEAAAAAAKMGSKVLLATMNMNTIAQMSCNPAMGGVAKGQIVREVDALGGMSGIITDQTMIQFRMLNKSKGPAMWSPRAQSDRMRFAETWRLTLEQTENVDFWQEMVTAIEVEQGRAVGVRTSLGITIRSKAVVLTNGTFLNGIIHIGERQLGGGRAAEKSAKGLTEQLVELGFEAGRMKTGTPPRVDGRSLDYSRMEEQFGDENPSKFSYTETTPLAQQRSCYITYTNTEVHEILKTGFEKSPMFQGRIQGLGPRYCPSIEDKINRFADRDRHQIFVEPEGWSTVEVYVNGFSSSLPEDVQLKALRKIVGFENAKMFRPGYAIEYDFFPPTQLNLTLETKLVENLYFAGQINGTTGYEEAACQGLMAGINAHNKINEKAPFVLKRSEAYIGVLIDDLVNKGTEEPYRMFTSRAEHRILLRQDNADIRLTKLGYALGLADESRLKAVEKKIEETAEIIAYLNNKPLEPGDINSMLAEIGSAQIVEKQRAGQLIKRPNIEIQHIAAAVPSVREYLSKFKPDSVEQAEIAVKYESYIEKEYTMAAKMGELENYIIKDRINYRNIPALSAEAKEKLLKVQPETIGQASRISGVSPADISVLMVYLGK, from the coding sequence ATGTTTCCAGAATACGATATTATAGTTGTAGGGGCAGGCCACGCAGGTTGTGAGGCCGCCGCTGCAGCTGCTAAAATGGGCTCAAAAGTTTTATTGGCCACCATGAACATGAACACGATTGCGCAGATGTCATGCAACCCGGCAATGGGTGGCGTAGCAAAAGGCCAGATCGTACGTGAGGTAGATGCACTTGGTGGAATGAGCGGTATCATTACTGACCAGACCATGATCCAGTTCAGAATGCTTAACAAGTCTAAGGGGCCAGCTATGTGGAGCCCGCGCGCACAAAGCGACCGCATGCGCTTTGCTGAAACATGGCGACTGACCCTGGAGCAAACTGAGAACGTTGACTTCTGGCAGGAGATGGTTACAGCTATAGAAGTAGAGCAGGGGAGAGCTGTTGGGGTACGCACAAGCCTGGGGATAACTATACGATCAAAGGCTGTAGTTTTAACGAACGGCACCTTTTTGAATGGTATTATCCACATCGGTGAACGCCAGTTGGGCGGTGGCAGAGCTGCTGAAAAATCTGCAAAAGGGTTGACTGAGCAACTGGTGGAATTAGGCTTTGAAGCTGGCCGAATGAAAACCGGAACACCTCCGCGTGTAGATGGCCGTTCGCTGGACTATAGCCGCATGGAAGAACAGTTCGGAGATGAGAACCCATCCAAATTCTCTTACACCGAAACTACTCCGCTTGCACAACAACGCAGCTGCTACATTACTTATACCAACACTGAAGTACACGAGATTTTAAAGACCGGTTTTGAAAAGTCTCCCATGTTCCAGGGACGTATTCAGGGATTAGGTCCGCGTTACTGCCCTAGTATAGAAGATAAGATCAACCGTTTTGCCGACCGTGACCGCCACCAGATTTTTGTGGAGCCGGAAGGATGGAGTACTGTGGAAGTGTATGTAAATGGTTTCTCCAGTTCGCTGCCTGAGGATGTGCAATTAAAAGCATTGCGTAAGATCGTAGGATTTGAAAACGCGAAAATGTTCCGACCAGGTTATGCAATTGAGTACGACTTTTTCCCGCCAACTCAACTGAACCTGACACTGGAAACCAAGCTGGTAGAGAACCTGTATTTTGCGGGCCAGATAAACGGTACAACCGGTTACGAGGAAGCAGCTTGCCAGGGATTGATGGCAGGTATAAACGCACACAATAAGATAAACGAAAAAGCTCCGTTCGTATTAAAAAGATCAGAAGCGTACATTGGTGTATTGATCGATGACCTGGTGAACAAAGGGACCGAAGAGCCATACCGTATGTTTACATCACGTGCCGAGCACCGTATTTTGCTACGCCAGGATAACGCAGATATTCGCTTAACGAAGCTTGGTTATGCATTAGGTTTGGCTGACGAAAGCAGGTTAAAAGCTGTGGAAAAGAAGATAGAAGAAACAGCCGAAATCATCGCTTACTTAAATAATAAGCCGTTAGAGCCAGGAGATATCAACAGTATGCTCGCAGAAATTGGATCGGCTCAAATTGTAGAAAAGCAGCGGGCCGGGCAGTTAATTAAGCGCCCAAATATCGAGATACAACATATTGCTGCAGCAGTACCTTCCGTTAGAGAATATTTGAGTAAGTTTAAACCTGATAGTGTAGAGCAGGCCGAAATTGCCGTTAAGTATGAAAGCTATATCGAGAAGGAATACACGATGGCTGCGAAAATGGGCGAACTCGAAAACTATATTATAAAAGACAGAATCAACTACCGTAACATACCGGCATTATCAGCAGAAGCGAAAGAGAAACTATTGAAGGTACAGCCTGAAACTATAGGCCAGGCATCCAGAATTAGTGGCGTTTCTCCTGCTGATATTTCGGTACTGATGGTATACCTGGGAAAATAA
- the ybeY gene encoding rRNA maturation RNase YbeY has protein sequence MDHPIEFYSEDVEFSLSNPEQVADWIATIIEQHDFELAGLTYIFCSDDYLHQINVEYLDHDTLTDIITFDNADEEGIVESDIFVSIDRVKDNAQTLGIPFEDELHRVLIHGVLHLLGYDDKTEEQEALMRKQEDSCLSLRKF, from the coding sequence ATGGATCATCCAATTGAGTTTTATAGCGAAGATGTAGAGTTTTCGTTATCGAACCCCGAGCAGGTAGCTGATTGGATTGCAACCATTATTGAGCAACACGATTTTGAACTCGCTGGTCTTACTTACATTTTCTGTTCTGATGATTACCTGCACCAGATAAATGTAGAATATTTAGATCACGATACCCTTACAGATATTATCACTTTTGACAATGCCGATGAAGAAGGCATAGTTGAAAGTGATATTTTCGTTAGTATAGATCGCGTTAAAGATAACGCGCAAACTTTAGGCATACCTTTCGAGGACGAACTTCACCGCGTTCTTATCCATGGCGTGTTGCACCTGCTTGGTTACGATGATAAAACCGAAGAGCAGGAAGCACTTATGCGCAAACAAGAAGATTCTTGTTTATCTTTGCGAAAATTTTAA
- a CDS encoding ATP-binding protein: protein MNQVKIQIPSLIENIRVIESFIDNSKEEFEFEDDIYGNIMVAVTESVNNAIRHGNKFDKDKNVYLTLMVEQNQLLFEVEDEGPGFDYQNLPDPTAPENLENPGGRGIFLMRNLCDEVNFLDNGKKVQLKFNIEMHQNGSSN from the coding sequence ATGAATCAAGTTAAAATTCAGATTCCTTCCTTAATCGAAAACATCCGCGTAATTGAAAGTTTTATAGACAACTCAAAGGAAGAATTCGAGTTTGAAGATGATATCTATGGCAACATTATGGTTGCTGTGACAGAGTCTGTGAATAACGCTATCCGACACGGAAATAAGTTTGATAAAGACAAGAACGTTTATCTTACCTTAATGGTAGAGCAGAACCAACTCCTGTTTGAAGTGGAAGATGAAGGCCCTGGCTTTGACTACCAGAACCTGCCTGACCCGACTGCTCCTGAAAACCTGGAGAACCCCGGAGGGCGTGGCATTTTCCTGATGCGCAACCTTTGCGATGAAGTTAACTTCCTGGATAACGGCAAAAAGGTACAGTTGAAATTTAATATCGAAATGCATCAGAATGGATCATCCAATTGA
- a CDS encoding DUF4175 family protein produces MKQQDALTQLMHQLQEFKKKFYLNLLLRGSLFAIGMLLSIYIIYSLLEYVFYFPQAVRAILLFSFIGIIIYVFVRWIAMPVAALANLSKILSDEQAALKVGNYYPEIKDKLLNAIQLNNLDRTNELIAASINQRSGQLLQFSFKDAVTYKENKPILKYVALPAVIALLIALVYPAIFVQGTERIINYKTAYAPVAPFTFEVQNKELQTFRGEDFVLKVAIEGEALPKEVFINYNGRRQLLQKSADGNYSYTFKQPLKSIDFELEGSGFMSDTYTLETLSRPNLKDFELQVQYPAYLNRKPELIQNTGNATVPEGSTLTWNFKASETETIDISFDNPAQQLKAERADNNFTASKKISESQNYSIQLKNKYSANKEDIKYQITAIADKHPQITLEQFQDTALYTYLVLGGDVADDYGLSRLAIHYRISKQDNPKAGYKTIALPLAPRQVSQAYYYQWNTAVLNIQPGDKLEYFVQVWDNDGMHGPKNARTRTFELKVPSKRELEKELNSNAQSVGSQISKTLEKANKLQDELAKSEEKLKTKRDLNWQDKKQLEDLVEKKKQLEQDLAAMKEMFNELNKKQNMLSEQDKQLAEKAQELQKLMNDLLDPETKKLYEELEKLLQEKQANDPELQKLLSKLDNREKNLERELERALELFKQLQFEQKLDNITEKLEDMAKEQENLADKTEQKQEGNEQLQQQQKELQEQFEEVKKQMDELKELNEKLENPNSMDEQQQEKGEQQIEQSMEQSQQQLQKQQNKKASESQQKAGKQMKQMAQQMDQMMNSMSMAGMEQNLDNLRDILENLIKLSFDQEALMKSFRSVNQSDPRFIALSQEQLNLRDNAKVIEDSLFSLAKKVFQIQSFVTREVAAMNQSMDNSMQELRDRNVSKATAQQQLAMTSMNNLALMLNDALKQMQQAMQNMQGGMAGKQKGNQKKPGGLGEMQDALNKKIEDLKKGGKSGKALSEELAKLAAEQEAIRNALREMEKQGTKPGEKGKQGEPGNISRMMEQSETDLVNKRLTEQTIMRQREILTRLLEAERSMKERELDNKREAKTAQDIARKLPPSFEKYLKAKEKQTELLKTIPPALSPYYKQKVNEYFQNSKF; encoded by the coding sequence ATGAAACAACAGGATGCACTTACCCAACTGATGCATCAGCTGCAGGAGTTCAAGAAGAAATTCTACCTGAACCTGTTGCTGCGGGGTAGCTTGTTTGCTATCGGCATGTTGCTTTCCATTTACATCATCTATAGTTTACTCGAGTACGTCTTTTATTTCCCGCAGGCAGTCCGGGCTATTCTTCTCTTCTCCTTTATAGGCATCATCATCTACGTTTTTGTTCGCTGGATCGCGATGCCCGTTGCAGCCTTGGCTAACCTGAGCAAGATCCTATCCGATGAACAGGCCGCTCTAAAAGTGGGTAACTATTATCCTGAAATAAAAGATAAGTTACTCAATGCCATTCAATTAAATAACCTGGATAGAACAAACGAGCTGATAGCGGCCAGTATTAACCAGCGTTCCGGCCAGTTACTGCAGTTCAGTTTTAAAGATGCTGTTACCTACAAAGAGAATAAGCCGATTCTGAAATATGTGGCTTTACCAGCCGTGATTGCATTGCTCATTGCCTTGGTATATCCAGCTATTTTTGTACAGGGCACCGAACGTATCATCAACTATAAAACAGCTTACGCGCCGGTAGCACCGTTTACTTTCGAAGTACAGAATAAGGAATTACAAACCTTCCGGGGTGAAGACTTTGTGCTGAAAGTAGCGATAGAAGGAGAAGCCTTACCAAAGGAAGTATTCATCAACTATAACGGGCGGCGGCAACTGTTGCAGAAGTCTGCTGATGGCAACTATAGTTACACCTTTAAGCAGCCACTCAAATCGATAGATTTTGAACTGGAAGGCTCCGGCTTTATGTCGGATACCTATACCTTAGAAACGCTTTCCCGCCCTAACCTGAAAGACTTTGAACTACAGGTACAGTACCCTGCTTATCTGAACCGCAAACCAGAACTGATCCAGAATACCGGAAACGCAACTGTACCGGAAGGCAGTACGCTCACGTGGAACTTTAAAGCCTCCGAAACCGAAACTATAGATATCTCTTTTGACAACCCGGCTCAACAACTCAAAGCTGAAAGAGCAGATAACAACTTTACGGCCAGCAAAAAGATCAGCGAAAGCCAGAACTATAGTATCCAGCTCAAAAATAAGTACAGCGCTAACAAAGAGGATATTAAGTACCAGATAACAGCTATTGCAGACAAACACCCGCAGATCACCTTAGAACAGTTCCAGGATACAGCTCTCTATACCTATTTAGTGTTGGGTGGCGATGTTGCCGATGACTATGGCTTGTCCCGTTTGGCAATTCATTACCGCATCAGCAAGCAGGATAACCCAAAGGCCGGTTATAAAACGATAGCCTTACCACTTGCACCACGCCAGGTTAGCCAGGCCTATTACTACCAATGGAACACAGCTGTCCTGAACATACAGCCCGGCGATAAGCTGGAATACTTCGTGCAGGTTTGGGATAACGATGGAATGCACGGTCCTAAAAATGCCCGCACGCGCACCTTCGAGTTAAAAGTACCCAGCAAGCGTGAGCTGGAAAAAGAACTGAACAGTAACGCCCAATCGGTGGGAAGCCAGATAAGCAAGACACTGGAGAAAGCAAATAAACTACAGGATGAACTGGCAAAATCGGAAGAGAAACTAAAGACGAAGCGTGACCTGAACTGGCAGGATAAAAAACAGCTGGAAGACCTGGTTGAAAAGAAAAAGCAACTAGAGCAGGACCTGGCCGCCATGAAGGAAATGTTTAACGAGCTGAACAAGAAGCAGAACATGCTAAGCGAGCAGGACAAGCAACTGGCCGAAAAAGCACAGGAACTGCAAAAGCTCATGAACGACCTGCTTGACCCGGAGACCAAGAAACTATACGAAGAACTGGAAAAGCTGCTGCAGGAAAAACAAGCCAACGACCCGGAGTTACAGAAACTACTAAGTAAACTCGATAACCGCGAAAAGAACCTGGAGCGTGAACTGGAACGTGCACTGGAGCTCTTTAAGCAACTACAATTCGAGCAGAAGCTGGATAACATTACTGAGAAGCTGGAAGACATGGCCAAAGAGCAGGAGAATCTGGCTGATAAAACTGAACAGAAGCAGGAAGGCAACGAGCAACTACAGCAACAGCAGAAAGAACTTCAGGAACAGTTCGAAGAAGTGAAGAAGCAAATGGATGAGCTTAAAGAGCTGAACGAAAAGCTGGAGAACCCGAACTCAATGGATGAGCAACAGCAGGAGAAGGGCGAGCAGCAGATCGAGCAGAGCATGGAGCAAAGCCAGCAGCAACTCCAGAAACAGCAAAACAAAAAGGCCAGCGAGAGTCAGCAGAAAGCCGGAAAGCAAATGAAGCAAATGGCACAGCAAATGGACCAGATGATGAACTCCATGAGTATGGCTGGCATGGAGCAGAACCTCGACAACCTACGCGATATATTGGAGAACCTGATCAAGCTTTCTTTTGATCAGGAAGCTCTCATGAAATCTTTCCGAAGCGTTAACCAAAGCGATCCTCGTTTCATTGCACTATCGCAGGAGCAGCTAAATCTGCGCGATAATGCCAAGGTAATTGAAGACAGTTTATTCTCGCTGGCTAAGAAAGTATTCCAGATACAATCGTTTGTGACCCGCGAAGTAGCTGCTATGAACCAAAGCATGGACAACAGCATGCAGGAACTTCGGGATAGAAATGTAAGCAAAGCCACGGCGCAACAACAACTCGCCATGACCAGTATGAATAATTTGGCTCTGATGCTGAATGACGCTTTAAAGCAAATGCAACAAGCTATGCAGAACATGCAGGGCGGAATGGCCGGAAAACAGAAGGGAAATCAGAAAAAACCGGGCGGTTTAGGCGAAATGCAGGACGCTTTGAATAAAAAAATAGAAGATTTGAAAAAAGGAGGCAAATCAGGTAAGGCACTGTCTGAAGAATTAGCTAAATTAGCTGCTGAGCAGGAGGCTATCCGGAATGCCCTTCGTGAGATGGAAAAACAAGGCACCAAACCAGGTGAAAAAGGCAAACAGGGTGAACCGGGAAATATTAGCCGGATGATGGAACAAAGCGAGACTGATCTCGTTAATAAACGGTTGACTGAGCAAACGATCATGCGGCAACGTGAGATCCTAACCCGGTTACTGGAAGCAGAAAGGTCGATGAAAGAGCGGGAGCTGGATAATAAACGGGAAGCTAAAACCGCACAAGACATTGCGCGTAAACTTCCACCATCGTTTGAGAAGTACCTTAAAGCAAAAGAAAAGCAGACTGAATTACTTAAAACTATACCACCGGCTTTGTCACCGTATTACAAGCAAAAGGTAAATGAGTATTTTCAGAACTCTAAATTTTAA
- a CDS encoding exodeoxyribonuclease III: protein MKIITYNVNGIRAAISKGFQDWVKAANPDVLCLQEIKADESKFDRAIFEDLGYNVYLHPAVKKGYSGVAILSKSKPNHVEIGCGMDCYDFEGRVIRADYDDYSVMSVYMPSGSSGEERQGFKFQWMDDFYGYMGDMKQTLPGLIVSGDYNICHQPIDIHNPKSNAKSSGFLPEERSWLGKFIDSGFVDSFRHFNKEPHNYTWWSYRAGARNKNLGWRIDYNMATENLRDRLKRAAILTEARHSDHCPVLLEIE, encoded by the coding sequence ATGAAGATCATTACTTATAACGTTAACGGCATTCGTGCTGCTATCAGCAAAGGCTTCCAGGATTGGGTAAAAGCTGCAAACCCCGACGTGCTTTGCCTGCAGGAGATAAAGGCCGACGAGTCGAAGTTTGACCGTGCCATTTTCGAAGACCTGGGCTATAACGTATACCTGCATCCGGCTGTTAAAAAAGGCTATAGTGGCGTGGCTATACTTTCAAAATCAAAACCAAACCACGTCGAGATCGGGTGTGGCATGGATTGCTATGATTTTGAAGGCCGTGTTATTCGTGCCGACTACGACGATTATTCGGTAATGAGCGTATACATGCCTTCTGGCTCAAGCGGCGAGGAGCGCCAGGGCTTTAAGTTTCAGTGGATGGATGATTTCTATGGGTACATGGGAGATATGAAACAAACACTGCCCGGCCTTATAGTTAGCGGCGATTATAATATCTGCCACCAACCAATAGACATCCATAACCCGAAATCGAATGCAAAGAGCTCTGGTTTTTTACCGGAAGAACGCAGTTGGTTAGGAAAGTTTATAGATAGCGGCTTTGTAGATTCATTCAGACACTTTAATAAAGAGCCCCACAACTATACCTGGTGGAGTTACCGTGCCGGAGCGCGAAACAAAAATCTTGGCTGGCGTATTGATTACAACATGGCGACAGAAAACCTGCGTGACAGATTAAAACGGGCTGCTATACTTACCGAAGCCAGGCACTCTGACCATTGCCCTGTGCTGCTGGAAATAGAGTAG